GCCTGGCGCTCCGTGACGGTCTCGCCCTGGCCACCGTCGACGCGATCAGCGAGGCGGCCGGCGTGTCGCCCCGCACGTTCTTCAACTACTTCGACAGCAAGGAAGACGCGGTCATCGGCGTACGCGATACGGCGGTCATGGCCGAGACCATCGCAGCGCATGGCCGACCCTCGGTCGGAGACGATCTCGTGAAGTCCGTCGTGCGGCTGCTGCTGGCCGTGATGGGACCGATGGTCTCGGCTCCGGATCTCCGTGAACAACGGCTGTCGATCATCCAGCACCATCCCGAACTGCTCTCCCGGCAGGTGACGCAGATGACACGGATGGCAGATCAACTGGTCGCGGCCGTCCGCGACATTCTCGAAAGCGATCCCGATCCGTCCCGGCGGGGCACCGACCCCGAGATGCTGCTCGCGCTCTGCGGCAGCGGCGTGCGGATCGCCATCAAGGAGTGGATCGCCGCCGGCAGCACTCCCTCCCCCGAACTGCTTGAACCACGAGCGATCTCGCTCGTCAGAGAGGTAACGAAGAACATCCAATGAGTACCGCAACCACGCCGAAGATCGCCGCCACACCGGCGGCCAACCCGGCAACCAGACGCAACATCCTGCTGGTCTTCGCCGGCCTGATGGTCACCATGCTGCTCGCCTCGCTCGACCAGACCATCTTCAGCACCGCGTTGCCGACCATCGTCGGCGAGCTCAACGGCGTCCAGTACATGCTGTGGGTCACCACGGCGTACATCCTCGCCTCCACCATCATGCTGCCGGTCTACGGCAAGCTCGGCGACCTCATCGGCCGCAAGGGCCTCTTCATCGCGGCGATCAGCCTGTTCATCCTCGGCTCCGTGGTCGGCGGGCTGGCACCCGATATGGGCCAGCTCATCGTCGGCCGCGCCATCCAGGGCCTCGGTGGCGGTGGCCTGATGATCCTCTCGCAGGCGATCATCGCCGACGTCGTGCCCGCCCGCGAACGCGGCAAGTACATGGGCATCATGGGCGGCGTGTTCGCGCTGTCGTCGGTTGCCGGACCGCTCCTCGGCGGCTGGTTCACCGAGGGTCCCGGTTGGCGCTGGGGTTTCTGGATGAACATCCCCCTGGGCATCCTGGCGATCCTGTCAGCCGTGATGTTCCTGCACCTGCCGAAGGGCTCCGAGGCCAAGCCGCGTATCGACTTCGCCGGCATGATCCTGCTCGCATTCGCCTCGACCGGGCTCGTGCTCACCACGACCTGGGGCGGCAACACCTACGACTGGGATTCGCCCATCATCATCGGGCTGATCGTCGGAACCATCGTGGCCGCCATTGCGTTCATCATGGTCGAGCGCCGGGCTGTGGAACCGATCATGCCGCCGCACCTGTTCAAGGACCGCAACTTCAACCTCACCACGATCGCCGGTCTCATCATCGGCATCGCGATGTTCGGTGCTCTCGCCTACCTGCCCACCTACCTGCAGATGGTCACCGGCGCCAACGCCACCCAGGCCGGGCTCCTGCTGATTCCGCTGATGGCGGGGCTGCTGG
Above is a genomic segment from Subtercola boreus containing:
- a CDS encoding TetR/AcrR family transcriptional regulator, translated to MNPSAELGLRDRKRLETRARLERAAVSLALRDGLALATVDAISEAAGVSPRTFFNYFDSKEDAVIGVRDTAVMAETIAAHGRPSVGDDLVKSVVRLLLAVMGPMVSAPDLREQRLSIIQHHPELLSRQVTQMTRMADQLVAAVRDILESDPDPSRRGTDPEMLLALCGSGVRIAIKEWIAAGSTPSPELLEPRAISLVREVTKNIQ
- a CDS encoding MDR family MFS transporter: MSTATTPKIAATPAANPATRRNILLVFAGLMVTMLLASLDQTIFSTALPTIVGELNGVQYMLWVTTAYILASTIMLPVYGKLGDLIGRKGLFIAAISLFILGSVVGGLAPDMGQLIVGRAIQGLGGGGLMILSQAIIADVVPARERGKYMGIMGGVFALSSVAGPLLGGWFTEGPGWRWGFWMNIPLGILAILSAVMFLHLPKGSEAKPRIDFAGMILLAFASTGLVLTTTWGGNTYDWDSPIIIGLIVGTIVAAIAFIMVERRAVEPIMPPHLFKDRNFNLTTIAGLIIGIAMFGALAYLPTYLQMVTGANATQAGLLLIPLMAGLLVTSIGSGQLVSRTGRYKFLPILGTMITAVALGLLSTMTAGMPVWIICAYLAVMGIGLGMCMQILILIVQNSFPLREVGTATASNNYFRQIGASLGSAVVGSLFVAKLTSLMAERLPAGAGNAGGSNSFTPDLVRSLPSAVRDIIVGSYNDALTPVFLYMVPLVLVATVLLLFVQEKPLATTLDRDAAPAGVAAASVTAASVTTASLEIDGASHTRLADTGVDADTEVVSAPRH